CGGGTGCAGTACGCGCGCGGCCCGGAGGTCGGCCGGGCATTGGCGCGCCTGGGGATGCCGGCCTGCCCGGCCGGGAGGGCTGCGTCGTGAGCCGTTCTCGTCGCTGGATGTCTACCGGAACGGCCATGGGCGCCGTGCTGCTGATGGGAGGCGCCCTGGCCGGCGGTGGGAGCCGCGAGGCCAACGCTGGTCCATGCCGGACCCTGAAGCTGCCCACCGGGTGGGACGTGCGGTCCAGCGCGTACGCGGACGTCACCGGGGACGGCGCGCCGGAATGCGTGCTGAGCGTCTGGCGCCCCTGGGCCGACTGGCCGATCGCCCGGTGGTCCTCCCGCCCATCGCCGATCGTCCTCAACCGGGACAGCCGGGGCGACAGCGCCCACATCGCCGTGCTCAGGCCCATGCCCGGCGGCGCCTACCGCAACGTCTGGGTGGGCAGCGCCCTGTTCCAGCCGGTCACGGCCCTGACTGTGCTTCCGGACGGCACGCTCGCCACGCTGGAAACCACCTACGCCCGCGGCCGGCAGTCGTCCAGCGTCGCCCTGAGCCTCTGGCGCTGGACGGGCTTCGGGTTCGGCCTCGTCGAGCGCCAGGCGGTGCGGGCCACCACCCTGCAGGTCGGCGGAGACGGGGTGCTGATGGCCCGCTGAGCCGCGGCAGGCTGGACCGCCGGGGTTCCGTCGTCGTCAGTTTTGCCCAACGTCCCTTCACGCGGGCATTCATCAGCCGTCAACGGGCGGGGGCCTAAACTGCCCTCATCAATGTCATCCCCTCCTGCCCCCACGCCCGCGCCGCCGGATCTGCTCGTGCTCATCACGGGGCGGGCGGGGCTCAGGGCCCTGGGTGAGGCGCTGGCCGGGCTTCAGGAGGCGCGGCCAGCCAAGTTGATCGTCGCGCCGGACGGCCTGAACGCGGAGGTCCTGCAAGAGGCGCTGGGCCTGGAGTTTTGCTGGGCCACGCCCGGAACGGTACTGCGTCCCGGCCTCCTGTATGTCGCTCGGCTGGATGTGACGGTCGAGTTCCAGGCTGACCGGCTGACGGCCACCCCGCTGCCCGCGCCGGACACGGCCGCCCCGCTCGACGCCCTTCTCCGGTCGGTGGCGGCGGCCGTGGGTTCCCGCAGCCTGACGGTGATCCTGAGCCCGGCGGACGTGGCGGGGGGCGCCGGCGTACAGGCGCTCAGCGCCGCTGGCAGCACCGTCCTGCACATCACGCCCGGTGCCGGGCTGGGTCACACCCTGAGCCTGCTCATCCGGCCTGCGCCGCACGGCCGGACGGCAGCGGACGAGGTCACCGCGCAGGCGGCCGCGGTGCTGGAGCGGATGGGGGATGCGCACTGCCTGCTGGACGGTGCGTTCGTGATCCGGAGCGTGAACGCGGCGGCCGAGCGGCTGCTCGGCATGTCCCGGAATCACCTGATTGGCCGGTCGCACTGGGAGGCCTTCCCCGCCTCCGTGGACGCGCCCATCGGGCAGGCATTGCGCCGAGTGGTGCAGCAGGGCGACGAGCAGCACCTCACGCACCACTACACCGGGGAGGGGTACGACCTGCACCTGGAGGTGGACGCCTACCCCACGGGCGAAGGCGGCATCTCCATGTTCTGGCGGGACGTGACCGCACGCGTGCGGTCGGAAGCGGCCCTGCGGGACAGCGAGGGGAAGTACCGGGCGCTGTTCACGGAGATGGACGAGGCGTACGCGGTGGTGGAGGTGCTGGCGGACGACACGGGCCGGTGGGTGGATTTTCTTTTCCTGGACGCGAACCCGGTGTTCATGCGGCACACGGGGATGCCGTACCCGGTGGGGCGCACGGCGAGGGAGCTGCTGGGGACACCGAACCCGCGGTGGGCGGAGCTGTACGGGCAGGTAGCGGAGACGGGGGTGGCGCTGCGGGTGGAGGAGGGAGAGGTGACGCTGGGGCGGGTGTTCGACCTGAACATCTTCCGGCTGGGGGGGGCGGGCAGCCGGCGGGTGGCGGTGCTGTTCACCGACATCACCGAGCGCAAGCTCCGGGAGGCGCATCAGGCCTTCCTGCTGGACCTCACGGAGGCGCTCAGTGTGCTCTCGGACGAGGCGGACATCGTTCAGACAGCCGGAGCACGGCTGGTCGAGCACCTGCACCTGAGCGGCTACCACTACGTGGACGTGGACGAACTCCGGGCGGAGGTCACGGTCCGTCACTTCTGGCATGCGCTGGACGTGCCCGCCATTCTCGGGACCTATCCCATCGCGGGATTCATGTCACCGGACGGAGTGGCCCGGTTGCGCGCCGGTGAACCGAATGTCATCAACGACGTGTTCAAGGACGTCCCGGACGATCTTGCGGGGCAGGGCCTGAAGGCAGGCGCGGCCGTGCACAAGATCCGGGCGTACGTGGCCGTTCCTCTCAGTCAGGACCACCGGTGGAACGCCTATTTCGCGGTGGCAGACAGTCAAGCGAGGCAGTGGACGCCCCCTGAGATCGAACTGATTCAGGACGTCGCCCGGCTGGTGTTCCCCCGCGTCCAGCGCGCCCGCGCTGAGACCGCGCTGCGGGAGAGCGAACACAAGTACCGTTCGCTGTTCGACACGATGACCGAGGGGTTCGCGGTGTGCGGCGTGATCCGCGACGACACCGGACAGGTGGTGGACCTGACCTACCTCGAACTCAACCAGGGGCTGGAGCAGCAGACCGGCCTGGACCGCGCCGCGCTGATGGGCCGGCGGTTCTCCGAGATGTTTCCCCAGTCGGATTTCAAGCGGTGGATGGCCATCTATCAGGAAGTGGCAGACACCGGTGAGCCGGTCTCGTTCGAGGAATACACCGACCTGCTGGACCGCTGGTATGCCGCGAACGTGTCCCTGCATGGCGGAGAAGAACTGACCATCTTCTACCGGGACATCACCGAGCAAAACAGCGCGAGCACCAGCGAGAATTTCTCCTGGAGCTGAGCGATGCGTTGCGCTCGGAAACCGATGCGGATGCGGTCGCCAGGCGGGCAATCGCGATGCTGTCCGAAGAACTGAAGCTCGACCGGTGCTACATCACGTATTACCGGCCCGACGATGACCTGGCCGAGTTCCCCTATCAGGTCGGCAATGACAGGGTGCCCCCCCTCCCCGCCACGGTGCGCCTGTCGGATTTTCCCGACGCCTACGAACGGGTCCGCCACGCGACCTTCGTGCTGAATGACGACCTTGAGCGGCAGGGGCTGAGCGAATCCGAAGCCGAGAACAGCAGGGCCCTGGGCATGCGGGCGATGCTGGCCTCGACCGCGCGCCAGGGGGCGGGACACCCGTTGAGTTCGCTGGTGGCGGTCTCGGCCCGGCCGCGCCGCTGGACGCCGGGCGAGGTCGAGCTCGTCGAGAACGTGGCCGAGCGCACCTGGGCCGCCATCGAGCGAGCAAAAGCGCAGGCTGACCTGCGCGCCTCCGATGCACGGTTCCGCGCGGTGGCGAACCTCGTGCCGGACCTGCTGTGGGAAAGCCGGCCGGACGGGTTCACCACCTGGCTCAACCAGCGGTGGCTGGACTACACCGGGCAGACGTTCGAGCAGGCGACCGGCTGGGGCTGGACCGACGCCATCCACGAGGCGGACCGGGACGGTTCGGCCAGGCGGTACCGGAAGGCGGTGGAATCGGGGCGGCCCCTGCGGCAGGAGCACCGCATCCGCCGGCACGACGGCGAGTACCGGTGGTTCGTGATCCACACTGTCCCGGTGCGGGGTGAGGCGGGCGAGGTGCTCCGCGTGTACGGCGCGGCCACCGACATTCACGACCTGCGGGAACAGGCGGCCATGCTGGAAACCCGCGTGACCGAGCGCACCCGGCGCCTGACGGAATTGAACGCGGAACTCATGGCGCGCACCCGGGCCCTGGAGGGGTTCTCGCACCTCACGCGGGACCTGGGCCTGGACACGGACCGCGTCACGCTGATCCGCCGGGCGCAGGAACTGGTGATGGGCCTGTTGCCTGAGGGTTTTGCGGCGTACTACGAACCGGACGGGGACGTCTGGCGCCTGCACTCGCAGGTGGGCGACACGCGCCACCCGGCCTTGCAGACGCTGATGGATGCCGGCCTGCCGCTGAACAGCCCGAGTTTCATCCACCCGTTCCGGTCCGGGCGGGCGGAGTACCAGGCGGCCTATGTGCCCGGCACGGACACCGATGCGGACCTGGCCGAGCACGTGCATTCGACCGCCGCCCTTCCGGTACGGCTGGGGGGGGCCCCTCTGGGGCTGTTCGCCGTCGTGCAGTTCGAGGACCGGCTGT
This is a stretch of genomic DNA from Deinococcus ficus. It encodes these proteins:
- a CDS encoding PAS domain-containing protein, which gives rise to MSSPPAPTPAPPDLLVLITGRAGLRALGEALAGLQEARPAKLIVAPDGLNAEVLQEALGLEFCWATPGTVLRPGLLYVARLDVTVEFQADRLTATPLPAPDTAAPLDALLRSVAAAVGSRSLTVILSPADVAGGAGVQALSAAGSTVLHITPGAGLGHTLSLLIRPAPHGRTAADEVTAQAAAVLERMGDAHCLLDGAFVIRSVNAAAERLLGMSRNHLIGRSHWEAFPASVDAPIGQALRRVVQQGDEQHLTHHYTGEGYDLHLEVDAYPTGEGGISMFWRDVTARVRSEAALRDSEGKYRALFTEMDEAYAVVEVLADDTGRWVDFLFLDANPVFMRHTGMPYPVGRTARELLGTPNPRWAELYGQVAETGVALRVEEGEVTLGRVFDLNIFRLGGAGSRRVAVLFTDITERKLREAHQAFLLDLTEALSVLSDEADIVQTAGARLVEHLHLSGYHYVDVDELRAEVTVRHFWHALDVPAILGTYPIAGFMSPDGVARLRAGEPNVINDVFKDVPDDLAGQGLKAGAAVHKIRAYVAVPLSQDHRWNAYFAVADSQARQWTPPEIELIQDVARLVFPRVQRARAETALRESEHKYRSLFDTMTEGFAVCGVIRDDTGQVVDLTYLELNQGLEQQTGLDRAALMGRRFSEMFPQSDFKRWMAIYQEVADTGEPVSFEEYTDLLDRWYAANVSLHGGEELTIFYRDITEQNSASTSENFSWS